The Oceanispirochaeta sp. genome includes the window AGACATGGGGTGTGGGTGTTATCAGAGACATCAAGGGTGATCAGATCACAATAGACTTTTCAACCAATCGGGGGCATACAATGTCTCTGAAAATGGCGGTAAATGCCCTGATCAGTCTGACAAAATCTCATATCTGGGTACTCAAAAGCATTTTACCGAAACAGAAACTCCACGATAAGGTTAAAAAAGATATCCCCTGGACTCTTAAAACCGTTATCAAGAGTTTTGACAATGCGGCTGATATGAAAAGGATGAAAGCAGAGCTTGTCCCTGCTGTTCTGACCCAGGGAGAGTGGTCCAGCTGGAGCACTGAGGCCAGAAGGATTCTGAAAACAAATGCAGATTTTGGAAACATGCCGGAAAAACTGGATCTCTTCATGGTCCGTGATAAGCCTATTACTTTTGAAGAAAAAACATTCAACCGATTCAAGGCTGAAACAAACTTTTTTGACAGATATCAGACCATTCTTGAATTCATGAAAGAATCTGATCCTGATTCAGACTATTTTTCTGAAATGTTTAACTATTTTACCGCTTTTTTGAAAACAGCAAATGTGAATGAGCAGGTGGTTTGTTCTTATCTGTTTATCAAAAATATCATTCAGGATTTCCCCTTTCTCAACCCCGGTATAAATTATACCTTCAAAGAAGTCTTTGATGATATTGAAGACCTTGATGCCATGTTCCGCGCCATTCAGTATGCCGATCTGAAAAGGGATTTTCTCACCGATGTTAAGTTGAACATTGAAGACTGGCATAATTATTACATACAGCTCTTTCCATACTATCTGAACAAGTCAGTCATTGAGGATCTGATCAACAATGGATTTGATGCAATGGTCAAAGATAAACTTCTGGATATCATGACTCATTTTAGAGAGTTCAGGGAAGCATTTCTCTGGATAGCCCGTTCGGCAGTCGATGAACCCTGGTTTCAGCCCATTGGTATTCCTTATGAAAAGATTCTGATTAATATGATTCACTTGCTGGATATTACATACCGGGATATCAGCAATAAACGGAACGTAACAGAAAACAAAAAATTGAATAGAGCCATCCAGACCTACCTTTTTAAAGAACACAGGCTTGAAGATTTCATTCTCAGCGGAGATGAAGACACGGTCAGCCGTTTGTTTACTCTCTTACAGGATGTAAAAGAAATGGATGTGACTGTCAAACTGGGTATACGTCAGAAGATCAAAGTTAAATATCCAAATATCAAATTTCTGGGAGAACTTGAAGAAACACCAACGACGGTGGCATCAAGATCCCTCATTGTGCTTGAATCAAGTATGAGAGAGAAACAGAAAGAGCTGAAACATATATTAGATGTTGAGGTTCCCCAAAACTCCAAGGAAATAGGTATTGCCATAGAAATGGGAGACCTGAAGGAAAATGCTGAATATAAGGCAGGAAAAGAAAAACAGGAATCTCTCAATATACATGTAGGAAAACTGAAAGAGGGAATTGAGAAAGCCAAGGTTTTTGACCCTTCCACTGTGGATCTCAAAAAGGTTTCTTTTGGTACCAAAGTTACACTGCTCAATCTTCTGGAATCCAAAGAAGAGGTTCTTACAATTCTGGGCCCCTGGGAATCAGACCCATCCAATAATATTATTTCTTATATTTCACCCTTTGGAAGTGCCGTAATGGGTGTAATCTTGAATGAAGAGACAAGCTTTACGATCAACGAAAATAAATATTCATACAAGATCGTGAAAATCGAAAAAGCTGATATGCTGGCATAGCATAAAAGTTACTGAATATAAAAATGGGCTGCCTTTCAGGCAGCCCGCTTTATTTATAATCCTATATATTTTTTAAAAACCCTTAATCCTTCCAGGGAAAGATGGTTCCTTTGAGTGTTCTTGTACCCACTTTCTCCCGTTCCTCACGAATCAAGGCATTCCAGGGTATCTTTTTTCTATCTGCATCAGGATTCTCTTCAAGGTAATCGTATTTGAAAATGAGAAGCTTCATACAGCTTTCCTGTAATATCAGAATTCCCCCTATTCCCGGAAGGATGAAAGCAAGAGCGAAAGAAAGAATGGTATTGACAATGATAGCCAGAAAGAGCACCAGGGCAGTTCCTGTATTATCAAAAAACAAAATGAAACTCTTTTTCAGAATCTTGATCATGTTTTTGTCCAGATTATTCATGACCGGGAAGAAAAATAGGATGGCTATGGAAACAATGACAGAAATCCAGAATAGAAAAGCCATACCGATCAATCCCATGATGTTTCCCAGGGCTGAATAAAACTGAAAACCCGTAAAACAGATAAAATAGAAAAACAGGGCACCAGCTCCCAGAATGAGGCTTTTTTTCCAGCTTTCCTGAAGGTGGCCGATGATGTCTTTCAATTCGGGGGATTTATAATGGACTAAATCCCTGACATAGGCCGAAACAGCTCCTATGTAGACAAATATAAGCAGAATACTGCTGACCAGGGATAAAACACTCAGCACAGGAATCTGAATCAGGGTTTTGGGAAGGAAGACAGGAATGGCGAGAAGCAGAATCATCACAAAATTGATCAACAGAAGGCGGCCCATGTTGTCCCAGGCATCCCAGAACGCTTTATTTAACATAAATAGAATCATTATTACTCCTGAATCCGGTTCACTCACTAGAACGGGATGGTTATTTTATTTTTTACGGGACTTAATCCCGGTCTATGCCTTTCAAAGAGCAGGATATTCTTTTTCGACTCTGATCCACTTCCAGAATACGGACCATCAGTTTTTGAGCAACCTTCATCACATCCGACGGATTGGATATATAGTGATCTGACATCTGGCTTATATGAATCAAACCATCCTGATGTACACCCAGGTCAACAAAGGCACCAAAGGCCGTAACATTGGTAATGATACCAGGCAGAATCATTTCTTCTTTTAGATCTTCAATACTGTGAACCTCATCTGAGAATTCAAAACTTTTAAATTCTTGTCTGGGGTCCCGGCCCGGCTGCTCCAGTTCCTTGATAATATCACGGATGGTTTCGACACCCCGTTCTTCTGATGTGAGCTCTCCCAGAGAAAGAGATTTCAAAATGGCAGGATCATCAATTAAATCGGCAAGGCTCCTGTTCACCCTCTTGCAAAGAGTATCGACAAAAGGGTATTGCTCGGGATGAATCCCGGTATTATCCAGGGGGTTGGCAGCATCGCGAATTCTTAAAAATCCTGAAGCCTGTTCAAAACATTTATTTCCCACCCCTTTTACTTTTTTGATCTCTTCCCGTGATTTAAAGGGACCCTTTTCATCTCTGTAGGCCACTATGGCTGCCGCCGTTTTGGAATTCATGCCCGAAACATAGGACAGAAGCTTCTCACTGGCCGTATTCAATTCGACACCAACAGAGTTCACACAGTGCATAACCACCTCATCCAGAGCCGTTAATAATGACTTCTGATTGACATCATGCTGATACTGTCCCACTCCGATGGATGAAGGATCCAGTTTCACAAGTTCTGCCAGAGGGTCCATCAGTCGCCTGCCGATAGAGACAGCCCCTCTGACAGTCAGGTCATAGTCTGGAAACTCTTTGCGGGCAATCTCTGAGGCAGAATAGATGGAGGCTCCACTTTCATTGACAAGAACGACAGGGGTCGATTTCAGACAGGCCAGGGACGAACAAAATTTTTGTGCCTCCCTACCCCCCGTACCATTACCCACAGCCACGGCTTCAATCTTAAATCTACTGACTAATTTTGAAATTTTATCTTCCGATTCCGCCGTTTTATTATGGGGGACAAGAGGATAGATGACACCATCATAGAGCAGCTGCCCCTGAGGACTGAGACATACAATCTTACACCCGGTGCGAAGACCGGGATCGACAGCCAGGATGGCTTTTTGACCCAGGGGAGATTCCATGAGGAGAACTCTCAAATTTTCTGAAAAGACACGAATGGCTTCACTGTCTGCATTTTCCTTCAATCTTTTTCGGTTTTCCGATTCGAGAGAGGGTGCCAGGAGTCGTTTGTAACAGTCTTTTTCCATGGTATGAAGAAAATCAGTCCAATGAGTGCTTTTCACAGGACTGATCTGACCCAGGGCTGTCAAAGCCTGTTCCGCCTCTGGGCGAACCGTCAGCTTCAAAAAACCTTCATCAGCTCCCCTGTACATTGCCAGAACACGATGGGAGGGTGCGGAAACAGCCCGCTCTTCTCTATTAAAATAATCCCGGTATTTTTGTCCCGCTTCTTCTTTCCCTTTCACTGGTTTGACCTGAAAAATTGATTTTCCTGTGTAGATGGTTCTCAGTTTCTTTCTGACAAGAGCTTCTTCGTTCAATTTATCTGCCAGGATATCCGATGCTCCCTTTAGAGCCTCTTCCCAGCTTGCCATCTGATCCTGTTTTCCATAGAAGCTCTCCCTGTTTATGTCAGAGAGAGCACAGTTTTTTATGATCATTTCGGCCAGAGGTTTCAGCCCTTTTTCCTCAGCTGTCATTCCCCGTGTCTTTTTCCTCGGTTTAAACGGCAGGTAAAGATCTTCCAGGATGGAAAGTTCTCTGGTTTTTTCAATAGAATCTCTGAGGGTATCAGTCATTTTGCCCTGAGAATCGATGGATTTCAGGATGGCAGCTTTCCTTTTTTCAAGTTCTTTCAGGGATTCTGCGGCTTTTAATATAGAAGAGATCTGAACCTCATCAAGGTTACCTGTCCTTTCTTTTCTATAACGTGCCATAAAGGGTACTGTAGCCCCTTCTTCCACCATAGTCAGAACATTAGTAATGATTCCTTCCGGAAGGGAATGGTTGCGTGCTATTTCTTTTATGATTGTCATTCAGACAGTATAAATGGTTA containing:
- a CDS encoding Tex family protein; amino-acid sequence: MTIIKEIARNHSLPEGIITNVLTMVEEGATVPFMARYRKERTGNLDEVQISSILKAAESLKELEKRKAAILKSIDSQGKMTDTLRDSIEKTRELSILEDLYLPFKPRKKTRGMTAEEKGLKPLAEMIIKNCALSDINRESFYGKQDQMASWEEALKGASDILADKLNEEALVRKKLRTIYTGKSIFQVKPVKGKEEAGQKYRDYFNREERAVSAPSHRVLAMYRGADEGFLKLTVRPEAEQALTALGQISPVKSTHWTDFLHTMEKDCYKRLLAPSLESENRKRLKENADSEAIRVFSENLRVLLMESPLGQKAILAVDPGLRTGCKIVCLSPQGQLLYDGVIYPLVPHNKTAESEDKISKLVSRFKIEAVAVGNGTGGREAQKFCSSLACLKSTPVVLVNESGASIYSASEIARKEFPDYDLTVRGAVSIGRRLMDPLAELVKLDPSSIGVGQYQHDVNQKSLLTALDEVVMHCVNSVGVELNTASEKLLSYVSGMNSKTAAAIVAYRDEKGPFKSREEIKKVKGVGNKCFEQASGFLRIRDAANPLDNTGIHPEQYPFVDTLCKRVNRSLADLIDDPAILKSLSLGELTSEERGVETIRDIIKELEQPGRDPRQEFKSFEFSDEVHSIEDLKEEMILPGIITNVTAFGAFVDLGVHQDGLIHISQMSDHYISNPSDVMKVAQKLMVRILEVDQSRKRISCSLKGIDRD
- the greA gene encoding transcription elongation factor GreA, with the translated sequence MSDEMINKINDLLNEEKWTRATLSNYTIKNFEELDESVEEIMTSDTQDEIRDLCEQHLDHSKNSIIALYISGIISLHKQQIDDSHLVELINIFSGNHKWNIVEFLCDRILKFGENKMALKVLTECYANEDRQNDVYDIWERLIKIDYNEADIVKKLAEKKEADGKIDQAIGYYKKAIHRYINKNLFNNVKDIWGKLIELNLDDLEFFLIIEKKIAKTMSPEKSTILLEDIYPAIQEKEEWQTAIDILKLILQYDSKNPWARKEIVNCYRSRFEGHSQLEEYIKLSNLNQSWRNITEAISDFEKHISFDAGNFVYHKTWGVGVIRDIKGDQITIDFSTNRGHTMSLKMAVNALISLTKSHIWVLKSILPKQKLHDKVKKDIPWTLKTVIKSFDNAADMKRMKAELVPAVLTQGEWSSWSTEARRILKTNADFGNMPEKLDLFMVRDKPITFEEKTFNRFKAETNFFDRYQTILEFMKESDPDSDYFSEMFNYFTAFLKTANVNEQVVCSYLFIKNIIQDFPFLNPGINYTFKEVFDDIEDLDAMFRAIQYADLKRDFLTDVKLNIEDWHNYYIQLFPYYLNKSVIEDLINNGFDAMVKDKLLDIMTHFREFREAFLWIARSAVDEPWFQPIGIPYEKILINMIHLLDITYRDISNKRNVTENKKLNRAIQTYLFKEHRLEDFILSGDEDTVSRLFTLLQDVKEMDVTVKLGIRQKIKVKYPNIKFLGELEETPTTVASRSLIVLESSMREKQKELKHILDVEVPQNSKEIGIAIEMGDLKENAEYKAGKEKQESLNIHVGKLKEGIEKAKVFDPSTVDLKKVSFGTKVTLLNLLESKEEVLTILGPWESDPSNNIISYISPFGSAVMGVILNEETSFTINENKYSYKIVKIEKADMLA